A genomic segment from Streptomyces sp. NBC_00654 encodes:
- a CDS encoding serine/threonine-protein kinase has product MKGVLLAERFRIGDRLGAGAMGEVWSALDERMRREVAVKLVHAQFGMGEDETQARFQREVQLAGRLSHRNIVTVHDWGEVPVGGRQTLYLVMELVPGVSLRQSLKEAGPPWPLAVGWAVQIADALHAAHRRGVIHRDIKPANVLLTPEGTVKVLDFGVAKFMGDTMSVHELTVTGALLGSPPYMSPEQAHGVREIDHRSDLYSLGCLLYHAVTGRPPFTSRVALAVLRMQMEDIPTPPGHLVAGVPAALNDLILKLLAKRPEDRPADAAAVHDALSTLLVDEAVAMPGADILGIAQLERADSVTGRLLNKSWQLWQGTLRQTTDRREEAEAVAESARAEAESARAEALEELHRSRTDAERLLDAAAAQAQEVTKHTDQIRRRAEQRLEEASWNAEATLERARIEAGRIRAEAEGLLAGAKDEAARVRAALRQDLAAPPRPVASDTGSPFGFELVRRGYDRGQVDDRITKLVADRDSALNRIIALERRIEELYPPQQQM; this is encoded by the coding sequence GTGAAGGGTGTACTGCTCGCCGAGCGGTTCCGGATCGGGGACCGGCTGGGCGCGGGCGCCATGGGGGAGGTCTGGTCGGCGCTGGACGAGCGGATGCGGCGCGAGGTGGCGGTCAAACTCGTCCACGCGCAGTTCGGCATGGGCGAGGACGAGACGCAGGCCAGGTTCCAGCGCGAGGTGCAGCTGGCGGGGCGGCTCTCCCACCGCAACATCGTCACCGTGCACGACTGGGGCGAGGTGCCGGTGGGCGGGCGCCAGACCCTCTACCTCGTGATGGAACTCGTCCCCGGCGTCTCCCTCCGCCAGAGCCTCAAGGAGGCCGGCCCGCCGTGGCCGCTCGCCGTCGGATGGGCCGTGCAGATCGCCGACGCGCTGCACGCCGCGCACCGCCGGGGCGTCATCCACCGGGACATCAAGCCCGCCAACGTCCTGCTGACGCCCGAAGGCACGGTCAAGGTCCTCGACTTCGGGGTCGCGAAGTTCATGGGCGACACCATGAGCGTCCACGAACTCACCGTCACCGGCGCCCTGCTGGGCTCCCCGCCGTACATGTCCCCGGAACAGGCCCACGGCGTACGGGAGATCGACCACCGCAGCGACCTCTACTCCCTGGGCTGCCTGCTCTACCACGCGGTGACCGGCCGGCCGCCGTTCACCAGCCGGGTGGCGCTGGCGGTGCTCCGGATGCAGATGGAGGACATCCCGACCCCGCCCGGCCATCTCGTCGCGGGCGTTCCCGCCGCGCTGAACGACCTCATCCTGAAACTGCTCGCCAAGCGCCCCGAGGACCGGCCGGCGGACGCCGCAGCCGTCCACGACGCCCTGAGCACACTGCTCGTCGACGAGGCCGTCGCGATGCCCGGCGCCGACATTCTGGGCATCGCGCAGCTGGAGCGGGCCGATTCGGTCACCGGACGGCTGCTGAACAAGTCGTGGCAGCTCTGGCAGGGGACGCTGCGGCAGACCACCGACCGACGCGAGGAGGCCGAGGCGGTCGCCGAGTCGGCCCGCGCTGAGGCGGAGTCGGCCCGCGCGGAGGCCCTGGAGGAACTGCACCGGAGCCGCACGGACGCCGAACGGCTGCTGGACGCGGCCGCGGCGCAGGCGCAGGAGGTCACCAAGCACACCGATCAGATCCGCCGCAGGGCGGAACAGCGGCTGGAGGAGGCGTCCTGGAACGCGGAGGCCACGCTGGAGCGCGCCCGTATCGAAGCCGGACGGATCCGGGCCGAGGCGGAGGGCCTGCTCGCCGGGGCGAAGGACGAGGCCGCCCGCGTACGCGCCGCCCTCCGGCAGGACCTCGCGGCCCCACCCAGGCCGGTCGCGTCGGACACGGGGTCCCCCTTCGGCTTCGAACTGGTGCGACGGGGCTACGACCGGGGCCAGGTCGACGACCGCATCACCAAGCTCGTGGCCGACCGGGACAGCGCGCTGAACCGCATCATCGCCCTGGAACGCCGCATCGAGGAGCTCTACCCTCCGCAACAGCAGATGTGA
- a CDS encoding LysR family transcriptional regulator has translation MGTPETRELEAFLALAEELHFGRAGERLYVSQSRVSQLLRTLENRVGARLVERTSRRVRLTPLGEQLYGGLRPAFDAINTTLDDVRAVAAGGGGLLRLGFQGTVNNDVMEALALFQKEHPDCATELVEIAFSDPFGPLLRREVDTAVVLMPVEESELVVGQVFSAQPQTLAVSPRHPFAARDSLDAEELAACPLISVRGAAPEYWRRAQAPDTTPEGLAIPVGPTVATLQEGLALVRADRGSLLLCRPTADYYGRREITFVPVTGLPDSYLGLVRRRGHETARVRGFSQALATVTGRLRDNP, from the coding sequence GTGGGCACTCCGGAGACCCGCGAACTGGAGGCATTCCTCGCCCTCGCCGAAGAACTCCATTTCGGCCGGGCCGGGGAACGTCTCTACGTGTCGCAGAGCCGCGTGAGCCAATTGCTGCGCACCCTGGAGAACAGGGTCGGCGCCCGGCTCGTGGAACGCACCAGCCGTCGCGTACGGCTCACTCCTCTCGGCGAGCAGCTGTACGGGGGCCTGCGCCCCGCTTTCGACGCCATCAACACCACGCTCGACGACGTCCGCGCCGTGGCCGCGGGCGGTGGCGGGCTCCTGCGCCTCGGTTTCCAGGGCACGGTCAACAACGACGTGATGGAGGCCCTGGCGCTGTTCCAGAAGGAACATCCCGACTGTGCCACCGAGTTGGTGGAGATCGCCTTCTCCGACCCGTTCGGTCCGCTGCTGCGGCGCGAGGTCGACACGGCGGTGGTCCTGATGCCGGTCGAGGAGAGCGAGCTCGTCGTCGGACAGGTCTTCTCCGCACAACCGCAGACTCTCGCGGTCTCCCCCCGGCACCCCTTCGCGGCTCGCGACAGTCTGGACGCCGAGGAACTCGCCGCCTGCCCGCTCATCAGCGTCCGAGGCGCGGCGCCGGAATACTGGCGCCGCGCGCAGGCCCCGGACACCACCCCCGAGGGGCTCGCCATCCCCGTCGGGCCCACGGTGGCCACGTTGCAGGAGGGCCTGGCCCTCGTGCGGGCGGACCGCGGTTCCCTGCTTCTCTGCCGTCCCACCGCCGACTACTACGGCCGCCGCGAGATCACCTTCGTCCCCGTCACCGGGCTCCCCGACTCCTACCTCGGCCTGGTCCGGCGCCGGGGCCACGAGACCGCACGCGTACGCGGCTTCTCGCAGGCCCTCGCCACCGTCACCGGCCGCCTGCGGGACAACCCTTAA
- a CDS encoding MFS transporter encodes MTQAEESVRTADTRERSGARGRLGVVALAVGTFTVVTSEMLPVGLLTPMSGSLGVSEGTAGLTLTITGLVAAVSAPLLISAGGRLDRRVALCALAAVLMIGNLGAAWAPGFGVMVAARVLVGIAMGGFWAIAAGLAVRLVPERSVAAATSLVFSGIAVASVLGIPAGAYAGALAGWRAAFVAAAALALLVLVALAVLLPPLPAERPAPLGDVLRLLGNARIRTGLAVVVLLVTGHFAAYTYVRPVLEDVSGAGEGLIGTLLLVYGAAGVAGNFLAGAGAARSPRRTLLVIATALTLTVVLLPALGGSLLAAGALMAVWGLTYGGVSVSTQTWILAASPEAREGASSLFVGAFNGAIALGALLGGLVADGIGTTAVMWLGAALAAGAAVTTATGRAPAGTRR; translated from the coding sequence ATGACGCAGGCAGAGGAATCCGTACGGACGGCGGACACACGGGAACGTTCCGGGGCGCGGGGCCGGCTGGGGGTGGTGGCGCTGGCCGTCGGTACGTTCACCGTGGTCACCTCCGAGATGCTGCCCGTGGGGCTGCTCACCCCGATGAGCGGTTCGCTCGGGGTGTCCGAGGGCACGGCCGGTCTCACGCTGACGATCACGGGGCTCGTCGCGGCGGTCTCCGCGCCCCTGCTGATCTCCGCCGGGGGCCGGCTCGACCGGCGCGTGGCGCTCTGCGCCCTGGCGGCCGTGCTGATGATCGGGAACCTGGGCGCGGCCTGGGCCCCCGGCTTCGGTGTCATGGTCGCGGCGCGGGTGCTGGTCGGGATCGCGATGGGCGGGTTCTGGGCGATAGCGGCGGGGCTGGCGGTACGCCTGGTGCCGGAGAGGTCGGTCGCCGCCGCGACCTCGCTGGTCTTCAGCGGCATCGCCGTGGCCTCGGTGCTGGGCATCCCGGCCGGGGCGTACGCCGGGGCCCTCGCCGGCTGGCGCGCCGCCTTCGTCGCGGCCGCCGCCCTGGCACTCCTCGTACTGGTCGCGCTGGCCGTCCTCCTGCCGCCGCTGCCCGCGGAGCGGCCCGCGCCGCTGGGCGACGTGCTGCGGCTGCTCGGCAACGCCCGTATCCGCACCGGCCTGGCCGTCGTCGTCCTCCTGGTCACCGGCCACTTCGCCGCGTACACCTACGTCCGGCCGGTCCTGGAGGACGTCTCCGGGGCGGGCGAGGGCCTGATCGGCACGCTGCTCCTGGTCTACGGAGCCGCGGGTGTCGCCGGGAACTTCCTCGCGGGCGCCGGTGCCGCCCGCTCCCCCCGCAGGACCCTCCTGGTGATCGCCACGGCCCTGACGCTCACTGTCGTCCTTCTCCCGGCGCTGGGCGGATCACTCCTGGCAGCAGGCGCGCTGATGGCCGTGTGGGGCCTCACCTACGGCGGGGTCTCGGTGAGCACCCAGACCTGGATCCTGGCCGCGTCCCCCGAAGCCCGCGAGGGCGCGTCCTCCCTGTTCGTCGGGGCGTTCAACGGCGCCATCGCCCTGGGCGCGCTGCTGGGCGGCCTGGTGGCGGACGGTATCGGCACCACGGCGGTGATGTGGCTGGGGGCGGCCCTGGCGGCCGGAGCGGCGGTGACGACGGCGACGGGCCGGGCGCCGGCGGGTACGAGGCGCTGA